Proteins encoded in a region of the Micropterus dolomieu isolate WLL.071019.BEF.003 ecotype Adirondacks linkage group LG09, ASM2129224v1, whole genome shotgun sequence genome:
- the LOC123976219 gene encoding gap junction alpha-9 protein-like, which yields MGDWNFLGGILEEVHIHSTMVGKIWLTILFIFRMLVLGVAAEDVWNDEQSDFICNTEQPGCRNVCYDEAFPISLIRYWVLQVIFVSSPSLVYMGHAIYQLRALEKERHCKKVALRRELEAVDAELVEVRRRIEKEMRQLEQGKLNKAPLRGSLLCTYVAHIVTRSLVEVSFMMGQFILYGHRLSPLYKCEREPCPNVVDCFVSRPTEKTVFMVFMQGIASISLFLSLLEIIHLGFKRLKKGILDYYPHLKDDLDDYYVNKSKKNSVVHQVCIGTSVGRKTTIPTAPCGYTLLLEKQGNGPNYPLLNASSAFVPIQGDPGAKPDSHKDSKEGVPSPTEQNSNSNNTSSETRSPPADKQDEPEEQTSPHHEDRECASSEYPTLPVADTSSCTTLSGIARKSRRVSPPWHCSTLVEGNGSDSGDSYHGNNSMKQRSSCVGPRPRMLSKSDVKRSSRSQSPDSAGELSSVSRHSRESNSPTASSPNRRVSAASSGGSSRRAPTDLQI from the coding sequence ATGGGGGACTGGAACTTCCTTGGAGGGATCTTGGAGGAGGTGCATATCCACTCCACCATGGTTGGCAAGATCTGGCTGACCATCCTGTTCATATTCCGCATGTTGGTGCTGGGCGTCGCAGCAGAGGATGTGTGGAATGACGAACAGTCAGACTTCATCTGCAACACCGAGCAGCCCGGCTGCCGCAACGTCTGCTACGACGAGGCCTTCCCCATCTCCCTCATACGCTATTGGGTGCTTCAAGTGATTTTTGTGTCCTCTCCCTCCCTTGTCTACATGGGTCACGCCATCTACCAGCTGCGCGCTCTGGAGAAAGAGCGCCACTGCAAGAAGGTGGCTCTCCGTCGGGAGCTGGAGGCAGTGGACGCGGAGTTGGTGGAGGTGCGGAGGAGGATTGAAAAGGAGATGAGGCAGCTGGAGCAGGGGAAGCTCAACAAAGCACCGCTGAGGGGTTCTCTGTTGTGTACTTATGTGGCCCACATTGTTACTCGCTCATTGGTGGAGGTCAGCTTCATGATGGGTCAGTTCATTCTCTATGGACACCGCCTCAGCCCTCTTTACAAGTGTGAAAGGGAGCCGTGCCCAAATGTGGTGGACTGCTTCGTCTCCAGGCCCACGGAGAAAACTGTTTTCATGGTGTTCATGCAAGGTATTGCCTCCATCTCCCTTTTTCTCAGCCTTCTTGAGATCATACACCTGGGATTCAAGAGGCTAAAGAAGGGCATCCTGGACTACTACCCACATCTGAAGGACGACCTGGATGATTATTACGTCAACAAGTCAAAAAAGAACTCAGTTGTGCATCAGGTTTGCATAGGCACATCTGTGGGGCGCAAGACTACTATTCCCACAGCACCATGTGGATATACATTGCTGTTGGAGAAGCAGGGCAACGGACCTAACTACCCTCTTCTTAATGCCTCCTCTGCCTTCGTCCCAATACAAGGGGACCCTGGTGCAAAGCCAGACAGCCACAAGGACAGCAAAGAGGGAGTGCCGAGCCCCACAGAGCAGAACAGCAACTCCAACAACACCAGCAGCGAGACGCGTTCTCCTCCTGCGGACAAACAGGATGAGCCAGAAGAACAAACTTCGCCCCATCATGAGGACAGAGAGTGTGCGAGTTCTGAGTACCCCACCCTCCCTGTAGCAGACACCTCCTCCTGCACAACACTATCAGGCATTGCAAGGAAGTCACGGAGAGTCAGTCCACCGTGGCATTGCTCCACCCTGGTAGAGGGGAACGGCTCAGACAGCGGAGATTCCTACCACGGGAACAACAGCATGAAGCAACGTAGCAGCTGTGTCGGCCCCCGACCGAGGATGCTCTCTAAATCAGACGTTAAGAGGTCGAGCAGGTCCCAGAGCCCAGACTCCGCAGGGGAGCTGAGCTCTGTATCGCGACACAGCCGTGAGAGCAACAGCCCCACTGCCTCCTCTCCAAACCGCCGGGTGTCAGCGGCGAGTAGTGGCGGCAGCAGCAGACGAGCTCCAACTGATCTGCAGATATAA
- the LOC123976220 gene encoding c-Myc-binding protein-like gives MAHYRASESKREQFRRYLEKSGFLDTITSVLVALYEETDKPNNALDFIKLHLGASGPEPADVEALRMELADLQQKCNLLVEENKELKNRLMQYEPSPEDEAAE, from the exons ATGGCTCATTACAGA GCCTCAGAATCTAAGCGAGAACAATTTAGAAGATATCTAGAAAAATCTGGCTTCCTTGACACTATAACAAGCG TTTTAGTGGCACTTTATGAAGAGACTGATAAACCTAACAATGCTCTGGA TTTCATAAAGCTTCACCTCGGCGCGAGTGGCCCTGAGCCAGCAGACGTTGAGGCTCTTCGCATGGAGCTGGCTGATCTACAACAGAAATGCAACCTGCTCGTGGAGGAGAACAAAGAGCTGAAAAACAGG CTGATGCAGTACGAACCATCACCTGAGGATGAAGCAGCAGAGTAG